The Lasioglossum baleicum chromosome 12, iyLasBale1, whole genome shotgun sequence genome includes a region encoding these proteins:
- the Axud1 gene encoding AXIN1 up-regulated 1, with protein sequence MESPSVQERSVEAQEDSSPIRSPGPVAESTEPVDDAGPTTDPKDHPRGSSSGDDDVDSAVLCPASENVTPNVKVNSETMGLKLGKCDSMAKVADNEVETTTMNETIELRNCVDADTPLKCPDQEEDRVIRSGGGVLIGSPVSRKRPASDFLPINAEIKRIGVEIPENEGNNQVRSDVRRISPVLVSLRERTLGEISLSSDSCLFDDDVNARCLSRNGRLLDNSLSTSCRLSLNNSVEHEAGIIGSEPRPYEVSTSIAERVNGEDEVDCCRKLEFSDAFIDEDSCCSLPSENPERDYRPCQEKQCEEPIETCPCKTNGAEDVPSSANQTEEHPYMVVMLERVDRSNVMTPDKSDKKEMNKKKKETSDEDAVQDAETESEDASQKSSYVQRCTPEKKIVQKTKQESANKQPGSPMMTRSKTPPVDPPTPTSIDIKLCTVLLERMGSSPKVPMQEKSTNGEPTPGCAKKNVDQAEEVASPALITSAESLQALSKRNSSEVRPNSPEEPLEASTDAAEAVDTETETETGSDSSEMPSMTNVRLRACDDDAVSDQVSCPESESMCCVDINPEIITRLEAERPEAFTEDSAESLALATGTRDEVRSDGSDSGLGSEIPGDPGPAPAPESDSETSFLDRIPDDILSDKEKAVNQLDAFVPNVVVPGTPQAPLTTFPSPPKSNLKRRLTDCMEGAPNPKRSNTDESMKKKRNIQFDAVTVYYFPRAQGFTCVPSQGGSTLGMSATHTHAERFSLSEHAAEQRRIHRARLAQLRSERAANCVAEAASSSEDPSDDTDEEQSDNEELDIDSYYFLQPVPTWQRRALLRAAGVRRIDGIEKDECRDIRASREHCGCGCKGYCDPESCPCSRANVKCQVDRAGFPCGCTRDGCANSSGRIEFNPVRVRTHFIHTLMRLELEKKQREEEDGTDHDASDNQNGRSPLREINLGSVMENRNTESCLNGGGFTTLHYENHDAGDGGPNCQPDVPGAREDSLDLYAIRDDCYPSEDTVDGTQGPQRKLHPEFSQAFQTFSGQTGPGVNFQQPAYQDYQPYANLPSTSRVQFQPQFQAVPGTPGFSHYASYGQDAAATLQGNCQVHPGQHAAAYETTFAQDETTGSQYTNLNSVQPHAAVQQIGKLEPFSELLSGRYSYYGEMDPQAHGTYHGNGTKVEVEKGQGNEQQSEGTEECDENFGEIIKKSMVETVSA encoded by the exons ATGGAATCGCCTTCGGTCCAGGAGCGTTCTGTCGAGGCTCAAGAGGATTCCAGCCCGATAAGGTCACCGGGACCGGTCGCCGAGTCCACGGAACCCGTCGATGACGCCGGCCCGACGACCGATCCCAAAGACCATCCTCGAGGATCGTCCAGCGGCGACGATGATGTCGACAGTGCTGTGCTATGTCccgcgtccgagaacgttactccGAACGTCAAGGTGAACTCTGAGACCATGGGTCTGAAGTTGGGCAAGTGCGACTCGATGGCAAAGGTCGCGGACAATGAGGTCGAAACAACGACGATGAACGAGACAATCGAACTGCGGAATTGTGTCGACGCGGACACGCCGTTGAAGTGCCCGGACCAAGAAGAGGATCGCGTGATCAGAAGTGGGGGTGGCGTGCTGATAGGCTCGCCAGTGTCCAGAAAGAGGCCGGCCAGCGATTTCCTGCCGATCAACGCCGAGATCAAGCGGATTGGCGTGGAAATCCCGGAGAACGAGGGGAACAACCAAGTGAGGAGCGACGTGAGAAGGATCTCGCCGGTGCTGGTGAGTCTGCGGGAGCGCACCCTGGGCGAGATATCTCTCTCTTCGGACTCCTGTCTGTTCGACGACGACGTGAACGCTCGGTGTCTGTCGCGGAACGGCAGGTTGCTAGACAATTCGCTGTCCACCAGTTGTAGATTGAGTTTGAACAATTCCGTTGAACACGAGGCCGGGATCATCGGTTCGGAGCCTAGGCCGTACGAAGTGTCCACGTCGATTGCGGAACGCGTGAACGGCGAGGACGAGGTGGACTGTTGCCGAAAACTAGAGTTCTCCGACGCGTTCATCGACGAGGACTCTTGTTGCTCGCTGCCCAGCGAGAATCCCGAGAGGGATTACCGCCCGTGCCAGGAGAAACAGTGTGAGGAGCCGATCGAGACGTGTCCTTGCAAGACCAACGGTGCCGAAGATGTTCCAAGTAGCGCGAATCAGACGGAGGAGCACCCCTATATGGTGGTTATGTTGGAGCGGGTCGACCGTTCGAATGTCATGACGCCGGACAAGTCCGACAAGAAGGAGatgaacaagaagaagaaggagacgaGTGACGAAGACGCTGTGCAGGACGCGGAAACGGAATCGGAAGACGCGTCGCAGAAGTCGAGTTACGTCCAGAGGTGCACCCCCGAGAAGAAGATCGTCCAGAAGACTAAGCAGGAGTCGGCGAATAAACAGCCAGGATCGCCCATGATGACCAGGTCGAAAACGCCGCCCGTTGACCCGCCAACGCCGACTTCAATCGACATCAAGCTGTGCACAGTGCTTTTGGAGAGGATGGGCTCGTCGCCCAAGGTGCCAATGCAGGAAAAGTCGACCAATGGTGAACCGACACCCGGATGCGCGAAGAAGAACGTGGACCAGGCCGAGGAAGTCGCGTCACCCGCGTTGATAACCTCCGCGGAGAGTCTCCAAGCGTTGAGCAAACGAAATTCGTCCGAGGTGAGACCCAACTCGCCTGAAGAACCTCTGGAAGCCTCAACCGATGCAGCGGAAGCTGTCGATACCGAGACAGAGACTGAAACCGGCTCCGACAGCTCTGAAATGCCCTCCATGACGAATGTGCGTCTTCGTGCATGCGACGACGACGCCGTTTCCGACCAAGTGTCTTGCCCCGAGAGCGAGTCCATGTGCTGCGTCGATATCAACCCTGAAATCATCACCAGGCTCGAGGCGGAGAGACCAGAGGCTTTCACCGAGGACTCCGCTGAGAGTCTGGCGCTTGCTACAGGTACTAGGGACGAAGTTAGGTCCGATGGCAGCGATTCCGGACTGGGGAGCGAGATTCCTGGGGATCCTGGACCTGCTCCGGCACCTGAAAGCGATTCCGAGACCTCGTTCTTGGATAGGATACCTGACGATATCCTGTCCGATAAGGAGAAGG CCGTGAATCAACTGGACGCTTTCGTCCCCAACGTAGTCGTGCCAGGGACGCCGCAGGCGCCGTTGACGACGTTCCCCAGTCCACCGAAGAGTAACCTAAAAAGAAGATTGACGGACTGCATGGAAGGAGCACCCAACCCCAAGAGGAGCAACACCGATGAGTCCATGAAAAAGAAACGCAATATTCAGTTCGACGCGGTGACCGTCTACTACTTTCCCAGGGCACAGGGATTCACCTGCGTGCCTTCTCAG GGCGGCAGCACACTTGGTATGAGCGCGACGCACACTCACGCTGAGAGGTTCTCGTTGTCCGAGCACGCTGCTGAGCAGAGGCGGATTCATCGTGCTAGGTTGGCCCAGCTGCGTTCCGAGCGAGCTGCGAATTGCGTTGCTGAAGCGGCATCCAGCTCCGAGGACCCCAGCGACGACACCGACGAAGAGCAGAGCGACAACGAGGAGCTCGATATTGACAGCTACTACTTCCTGCAACCGGTCCCCACGTGGCAAAGACGAGCTCTGCTCAGGGCTGCCGGGGTGCGAAGAATAGACGGCATCGAGAAAGACGAGTGTCGAGACATCAGAGCCAGTAGAGAACACTGCGGCTGTGGGTGCAAAGGGTACTGCGACCCTGAGAGCTGTCCTTGCAGTCGTGCGAACGTAAAGTGCCAG GTTGATCGAGCCGGGTTCCCGTGCGGGTGCACTCGCGATGGTTGCGCGAACAGCTCGGGCCGGATCGAATTTAATCCAGTACGCGTGCGGACGCATTTCATTCACACGCTGATGCGGCTAGAGCTGGAGAAGAAGCAGCGGGAGGAAGAGGACGGTACGGATCATGATGCTTCCGACAATCAGAATGGTAGAAGTCCCTTGAGGGAGATTAATTTGGGGTCCGTGATGGAGAATAGAAATACGGAGTCTTGTTTGAACGGCGGCGGTTTCACAACGTTGCATTACGAGAACCACGATGCCGGAGACGGTGGGCCAAATTGTCAGCCAGACGTACCTGGCGCCAGAGAGGATAGTCTTGATCTGTATGCGATTAGAGATGATTGTTATCCTAGCGAGGACACTGTCGATGGAACGCAGGGGCCTCAAAGGAAACTACATCCTGAGTTTagtcaagcatttcaaacgTTCTCGGGGCAAACCGGCCCCGGTGTCAACTTCCAGCAGCCCGCTTATCAGGACTACCAACCTTACGCTAACCTTCCTTCTACATCTAGGGTGCAATTCCAGCCGCAGTTTCAAGCGGTACCAGGAACACCCGGGTTCTCGCATTACGCGTCCTACGGACAGGACGCGGCAGCCACGCTACAAGGGAATTGTCAAGTCCATCCAGGCCAGCATGCCGCCGCTTACGAGACCACATTCGCCCAGGACGAGACTACCGGATCACAGTACACAAACCTGAACTCGGTCCAGCCGCACGCAGCTGTACAACAAATAGGCAAACTGGAACCGTTCTCCGAGCTGTTGTCCGGCAGATACTCGTACTATGGTGAAATGGACCCGCAGGCGCACGGTACTTACCACGGAAACGGAACGAAGGTTGAGGTAGAGAAGGGTCAAGGTAACGAGCAACAGTCCGAGGGCACGGAGGAGTGCGACGAGAACTTCGGGGAAATTATCAAAAAGTCGATGGTTGAGACCGTGTCCGCTTAA